A section of the Streptomyces sp. SLBN-118 genome encodes:
- a CDS encoding ferric reductase-like transmembrane domain-containing protein, which produces MLQTGRAARRQTMRAIRPRRDPAVALLAVTWAGAVAVLSVWWQNTTVVHMTTAEWLIGAGRITGLLGGYLIALVVLLMARVPALEQRVGSDRVTRWHAMSGRYAISLIVTHVVLTVWGYAVQARTGLVEQTVTVVVDFPEMIKAAIGTGLLLFIGFVSAGAVRRRMSYETWYYLHLLTYVAVYLTFWHQLATGAEFVANPTVRTVWYVLYGAVGALLLWYRVLAPVRLNLWHRMRVESTVDEAPGVVSVLITGRRLHRLGAEAGQFFRWRFLTKGLRWSANPYSLSAAPRPTLMRITVKAVGKHSTALSRLQPGTRIWAEGPYGAMTAGRRSRNKVLLIAGGAGITPLRALFETLPGGPGDLTLLYRASKKQDLALWSELQQIAQRRDAQLMYAVNGPTGARPEITAERLKEVLPDIGEHDVYLCGPPGLAEESYQALRTAGVPSRRIHHESFEM; this is translated from the coding sequence ATGTTGCAGACCGGTCGGGCCGCGAGGCGTCAGACCATGCGTGCGATCCGCCCCCGGCGTGACCCGGCAGTGGCGCTGCTGGCCGTCACCTGGGCAGGGGCGGTGGCCGTCCTTTCCGTGTGGTGGCAGAACACGACCGTGGTGCACATGACCACCGCCGAGTGGCTGATCGGTGCCGGAAGGATCACCGGCCTGCTGGGCGGATACCTGATCGCGCTGGTGGTGCTGCTGATGGCACGCGTCCCGGCTCTCGAACAGCGGGTGGGCTCCGACCGGGTGACCCGCTGGCACGCGATGAGCGGCCGCTACGCGATCAGTCTGATCGTCACGCATGTCGTGCTGACCGTCTGGGGGTACGCCGTCCAGGCTCGTACCGGCCTGGTGGAGCAGACCGTCACCGTCGTCGTCGACTTCCCCGAGATGATCAAGGCGGCGATCGGCACCGGGCTGCTGCTGTTCATCGGCTTCGTCTCGGCCGGGGCGGTACGCCGGCGGATGTCGTACGAGACGTGGTACTACCTGCACCTTCTCACCTATGTCGCGGTGTATCTGACCTTCTGGCACCAGCTGGCGACGGGGGCAGAGTTCGTGGCGAACCCGACGGTGCGCACCGTCTGGTACGTGCTGTACGGAGCGGTCGGCGCGCTGCTGCTCTGGTACCGCGTCCTGGCGCCCGTCCGGCTCAATCTCTGGCACCGGATGCGGGTCGAGTCGACCGTGGACGAAGCACCCGGTGTGGTCTCCGTGCTGATCACCGGGCGACGCCTGCACCGGCTCGGCGCCGAGGCGGGTCAGTTCTTCCGCTGGCGGTTTCTGACCAAGGGGCTGCGCTGGAGCGCCAATCCGTACTCACTCTCCGCCGCGCCCCGCCCCACTCTGATGCGTATCACCGTCAAGGCGGTCGGCAAGCACAGCACGGCACTGTCCAGGCTGCAGCCGGGGACGCGGATCTGGGCGGAGGGCCCGTACGGAGCCATGACCGCCGGCCGCCGGAGCCGCAACAAGGTGCTGCTGATCGCGGGCGGCGCCGGAATCACACCGCTGCGGGCACTGTTCGAGACGCTGCCCGGCGGCCCGGGCGACCTGACGCTGCTCTACCGGGCCAGCAAGAAGCAGGACCTGGCTCTGTGGAGCGAGCTCCAGCAGATCGCTCAGCGCCGGGACGCACAGCTGATGTACGCGGTGAACGGTCCGACCGGGGCCCGGCCCGAGATCACCGCCGAGCGGCTGAAGGAAGTGCTGCCGGACATCGGAGAGCACGACGTCTATCTCTGTGGGCCGCCCGGCCTCGCCGAGGAGTCGTACCAGGCACTGCGCACAGCGGGAGTGCCGTCCCGCCGGATCCACCACGAGTCCTTCGAGATGTGA
- a CDS encoding FMN-binding protein → MIGAVATASGVVLLLALKQPGNTVADASSQVGSRVPPVGPGSAGSPPAGNGAGAGQTVLGDSAGTQYGDVQVQLTLSGGRITGAQAVKAPSTDARSRQLAAGAIPQLNQAVLKAQSAQIDAVSGASYTSEGYIKSLQSALDKAGL, encoded by the coding sequence ATGATCGGCGCCGTCGCCACAGCGTCCGGCGTCGTCCTGCTGCTCGCACTGAAGCAACCCGGCAACACCGTGGCGGATGCGTCGTCGCAGGTCGGCTCGCGGGTGCCGCCCGTCGGCCCGGGGTCCGCCGGCTCACCGCCCGCCGGGAACGGAGCCGGGGCGGGACAGACGGTGCTCGGTGACAGCGCCGGCACGCAGTACGGCGACGTCCAGGTCCAGCTCACCCTCAGCGGCGGCAGGATCACCGGGGCGCAAGCGGTGAAAGCGCCCAGCACCGACGCCAGGAGCCGGCAGCTCGCCGCCGGGGCAATCCCCCAGCTCAACCAGGCCGTGCTGAAGGCGCAGAGCGCACAGATCGACGCCGTCTCCGGGGCCAGTTACACCAGCGAGGGCTACATCAAGTCCCTGCAGAGCGCACTCGACAAGGCCGGTCTGTGA
- a CDS encoding FAD:protein FMN transferase — protein sequence MPGGRERLRHVEHSMGTVFSFDVRIADRSASPRVRAGLAAAVAGLHRVDETFSTYRPDSRLSRLARGELSLGDCVTEVAEVLDLCADAERESKGWFTARYAGELDPTGLVKGWAVECAVRMLASSGADSVCLNGGGDVQLYGGPWRVGVSDPLRPGGLLTVIEADESLAVATSGPAERGCHILDPHTRRPPADAMASMTVVCPGLTQADARATAAYAMGGQNARDWLEELPDTEGFAVNADGSTWRTSGFARHTAKLAA from the coding sequence ATGCCCGGCGGCCGGGAGCGCCTGCGCCATGTCGAGCACTCCATGGGCACCGTCTTCTCGTTCGACGTCCGTATCGCCGACCGAAGCGCCTCTCCCCGAGTGCGCGCCGGACTCGCAGCCGCCGTGGCCGGGCTGCACCGAGTGGACGAGACCTTCTCGACGTACCGTCCGGACAGCCGGCTCAGCCGGCTCGCCCGGGGCGAACTCTCGCTCGGAGACTGCGTCACCGAGGTCGCCGAAGTGCTCGATCTGTGCGCGGACGCCGAGCGGGAGAGCAAAGGCTGGTTCACCGCCCGCTACGCCGGCGAGCTGGATCCGACCGGCCTGGTCAAGGGCTGGGCGGTGGAGTGCGCGGTCCGCATGCTCGCCTCGTCCGGTGCCGATTCGGTCTGTCTCAACGGAGGCGGCGACGTCCAGCTGTACGGCGGCCCCTGGCGGGTGGGCGTCAGCGACCCGCTGCGCCCGGGCGGGCTCCTGACGGTGATCGAGGCCGACGAGAGCCTCGCCGTCGCCACCTCGGGCCCGGCAGAGCGCGGCTGCCACATTCTCGACCCGCACACCCGCCGGCCCCCCGCCGACGCCATGGCGTCGATGACCGTCGTCTGCCCGGGGCTGACCCAGGCGGACGCCCGGGCGACCGCCGCGTACGCCATGGGCGGGCAAAACGCCCGGGACTGGCTGGAGGAGCTCCCCGACACCGAGGGTTTCGCGGTCAATGCCGACGGCAGCACCTGGCGGACCAGCGGATTCGCCCGGCACACGGCGAAGTTGGCTGCCTGA
- a CDS encoding arginine repressor: protein MTEAQDTEHGGPAVPQTRMARHRRIVDILNRQPVRSQSQLAKLLADNGLSVTQATLSRDLDELGAVKIRNTGGELIYAVPSEGGFRTPQAPLGESAKEERMRRLSAELLISAEASANLVVLRTPPGAAQFLASAIDQAELQDILGTIAGDDTLMLISRDPAGGQALADHLLRLAQNDR from the coding sequence ATGACCGAGGCGCAGGACACCGAGCACGGCGGGCCCGCCGTACCCCAGACCCGCATGGCCCGCCACCGCCGGATCGTGGACATCCTCAACCGGCAGCCGGTGCGCTCGCAGAGCCAGCTGGCCAAGCTCCTTGCGGACAACGGACTGAGCGTCACTCAGGCGACGCTCTCCCGGGACCTCGACGAGCTGGGCGCGGTGAAGATCCGCAACACCGGCGGCGAGCTGATCTACGCGGTGCCCAGCGAGGGCGGCTTCCGCACCCCGCAGGCGCCGCTCGGCGAGTCGGCGAAGGAGGAGCGGATGCGGCGCCTGTCAGCGGAACTCCTCATCTCCGCGGAGGCCTCCGCCAACCTCGTGGTCCTGCGTACGCCCCCGGGCGCCGCGCAGTTCCTGGCCTCGGCCATCGACCAGGCCGAACTGCAGGACATTCTCGGCACGATCGCGGGCGACGACACGCTGATGCTCATCAGCCGGGACCCGGCGGGCGGCCAGGCGCTCGCCGACCATCTGCTGCGACTCGCCCAGAACGACCGCTGA
- a CDS encoding acetylornithine transaminase, translating into MSNQDFTQRWQGVMADNYGTPKLSLVRGEGATVWDADSVRYTDFVGGIAVNALGHAHPAVVEAVSRQIASLGHVSNLYVAEPPVALAERLIQLFGRPGRVFFCNSGAEANEAAFKIGRLTGRPHMVATTGAFHGRTMGALALTGQPGKQKPFLPLPGDVSHVPYGDAEALRAQVTEETALVIIEPIQGENGVVVPPKGYLEAAREITRATGTLLVLDEVQTGIGRTGHWFEHQAHQGIEPDVVTLAKGLGGGLPIGATIAFGPAADLLKPGHHGTTFGGNPVACAAGLAVLDTLAADGILDEVKRLGEKIRDGIESLGHPLVSHVRGAGLLLGIVLNEPLAPQVQQAAQSAGFLVNAPAPDVVRLMPPLVIGEADVDGFLRALPGVLDAANGDGRAGE; encoded by the coding sequence ATGAGCAACCAGGACTTCACGCAGCGCTGGCAGGGCGTGATGGCGGACAACTACGGCACGCCCAAGCTGTCCCTCGTACGCGGAGAGGGCGCCACCGTCTGGGACGCGGACAGCGTGCGGTACACCGACTTCGTCGGCGGCATCGCCGTCAACGCGCTCGGCCATGCCCATCCGGCCGTCGTCGAGGCCGTCTCCCGCCAGATCGCCTCCCTGGGCCATGTCTCCAACCTGTATGTCGCCGAGCCGCCCGTCGCACTCGCCGAGCGGCTGATCCAGCTCTTCGGGCGCCCCGGACGCGTCTTCTTCTGCAACTCGGGCGCGGAGGCCAACGAGGCCGCCTTCAAGATCGGTCGGCTCACCGGCCGCCCGCACATGGTCGCCACCACCGGCGCCTTTCATGGCCGCACGATGGGCGCCCTCGCGCTCACGGGACAGCCGGGCAAGCAGAAGCCGTTCCTGCCCCTGCCCGGGGACGTCAGCCATGTGCCGTACGGGGATGCCGAGGCGCTGCGGGCCCAGGTCACCGAGGAGACCGCGCTCGTGATCATCGAGCCCATCCAGGGCGAGAACGGTGTGGTCGTCCCGCCCAAGGGCTATCTGGAGGCCGCCCGGGAGATCACCCGGGCCACCGGCACGCTCCTTGTGCTCGACGAGGTCCAGACGGGCATCGGGCGGACCGGCCACTGGTTCGAGCACCAGGCCCACCAGGGCATCGAGCCCGACGTCGTCACGCTCGCGAAAGGGCTCGGCGGCGGGCTTCCGATCGGCGCGACGATCGCGTTCGGCCCGGCTGCCGACCTGCTGAAGCCGGGGCACCACGGCACGACCTTCGGCGGCAACCCGGTCGCCTGCGCCGCGGGCCTCGCCGTACTCGACACACTCGCGGCCGACGGAATCCTCGACGAGGTCAAGCGGCTCGGCGAGAAGATCAGGGACGGAATCGAATCCCTGGGCCATCCGCTGGTCTCACATGTCCGTGGCGCGGGCCTGTTGCTGGGTATCGTGCTCAACGAGCCCCTCGCGCCCCAGGTGCAGCAGGCGGCTCAGAGCGCCGGCTTCCTGGTGAACGCCCCCGCCCCCGATGTCGTACGGCTGATGCCGCCGCTGGTCATCGGCGAGGCGGACGTGGACGGATTCCTCCGGGCCCTGCCCGGCGTTCTCGACGCAGCCAACGGGGATGGACGAGCCGGAGAATGA
- the argB gene encoding acetylglutamate kinase, translating to MTNSTRKHTALPKAQILIEALPWLTRHNGRTVVIKFGGNAMIDEDLKAAFAQDVVFLRHAGLKPVVVHGGGPQINAQLDRHGLVSEFKAGLRVTTPEAMDVVRMVLAGQVQRELVGLLNQHGPLAVGMTGEDAHTMTATKHQPQIDGELVDIGRVGEITEIDTGAIQALLDDGRIPVISSIARSADDHHVYNVNADTAAAALAAALGAETLMVLTDVEGLYEDWPQSDEVISRLTASELEKLLPDLSSGMVPKMEGCLFAVRNGVNTARVIDGRVPHSILLEIFTDEGIGTMVLPDGLGES from the coding sequence ATGACGAACTCCACGCGGAAGCACACCGCACTGCCGAAGGCCCAGATCCTCATCGAGGCGCTGCCCTGGCTGACCCGGCACAACGGCAGGACAGTCGTCATCAAGTTCGGCGGCAACGCCATGATCGACGAGGATCTCAAGGCCGCATTCGCGCAGGACGTCGTCTTCCTTCGGCACGCCGGGCTCAAGCCGGTCGTCGTGCACGGCGGCGGCCCGCAGATCAACGCGCAGCTGGACCGGCACGGCCTGGTCAGCGAGTTCAAGGCGGGCCTTCGGGTCACCACGCCCGAAGCCATGGACGTCGTACGGATGGTGCTCGCCGGGCAGGTCCAGCGAGAGCTCGTCGGGCTGCTCAACCAGCACGGGCCGCTCGCCGTCGGCATGACCGGCGAGGACGCCCACACCATGACCGCGACCAAGCATCAGCCGCAGATCGACGGAGAGCTCGTCGACATCGGCCGGGTGGGCGAGATCACCGAGATCGACACCGGCGCCATCCAGGCGCTCCTGGACGACGGCCGTATCCCGGTCATCTCCTCCATCGCGCGCTCCGCCGACGACCACCACGTCTACAACGTCAACGCCGACACCGCCGCGGCCGCGCTCGCCGCCGCGCTGGGTGCCGAGACGCTGATGGTCCTCACCGATGTCGAGGGCCTGTACGAGGACTGGCCGCAGAGCGACGAGGTGATCAGCAGGCTCACCGCGAGCGAGCTGGAGAAGCTGCTGCCCGACCTCTCCAGCGGCATGGTCCCCAAGATGGAGGGCTGCCTGTTCGCCGTGCGCAACGGCGTCAACACCGCCCGCGTGATCGACGGCCGCGTACCGCACTCGATCCTGCTGGAGATCTTCACCGACGAGGGCATCGGCACGATGGTCCTGCCCGACGGACTGGGGGAATCATGA
- the argJ gene encoding bifunctional glutamate N-acetyltransferase/amino-acid acetyltransferase ArgJ — MSVTAAKGFTAAGIAAGIKENGNPDLALVVNNGPRRAAAGVFTTNRVKAAPVLWSEQVLRGGEVSAVVLNSGGANACTGPKGFQDTHATAEKAAEALEAHGASEVSAGEVAVASTGLIGLLLPMDKLLPGIDRAAAELSEHGGEKAAIAIKTTDTVHKTSVAGQDGWTVGGMAKGAGMLAPGLATMLVVLTTDADLEAAILDKALRESTRLTFDRIDSDGCMSTNDTVLLLASGASGITPRYEDFAKAVKGVCDDLARQLIGDAEGASKDIRIEVVNAATEDDAVEVGRSIARNNLLKCAVHGEDPNWGRVLSAIGTTKAEFEPDRLNVAINDVWVCKNGSVGEDRDLVDMRYREVKITADLAAGSESAVIWANDLTADYVHENSAYSS, encoded by the coding sequence GTGAGCGTCACGGCAGCAAAGGGATTCACGGCGGCCGGAATCGCCGCCGGGATCAAGGAGAACGGCAATCCGGACCTGGCCCTCGTGGTCAACAACGGTCCGCGCCGCGCCGCCGCGGGCGTCTTCACCACCAACCGCGTCAAGGCCGCCCCGGTCCTGTGGTCCGAGCAGGTCCTGCGCGGCGGCGAGGTCAGTGCCGTCGTCCTCAACTCCGGTGGCGCCAACGCCTGTACGGGCCCCAAGGGCTTCCAGGACACCCACGCCACCGCCGAAAAGGCCGCCGAGGCGCTCGAGGCCCACGGTGCGTCCGAGGTCTCCGCCGGAGAGGTCGCCGTCGCCTCCACCGGCCTCATCGGCCTGCTGCTGCCCATGGACAAGCTGCTGCCGGGCATCGACCGGGCCGCGGCCGAGCTGAGCGAGCACGGCGGCGAGAAGGCCGCCATCGCCATCAAGACCACCGACACCGTCCACAAGACCTCCGTGGCCGGACAGGACGGCTGGACCGTCGGCGGAATGGCCAAGGGAGCGGGCATGCTCGCCCCCGGCCTCGCCACCATGCTCGTCGTCCTGACCACCGACGCCGACCTCGAGGCCGCGATCCTGGACAAGGCACTGCGTGAGTCGACCAGGCTTACCTTCGACCGGATCGACTCCGACGGCTGCATGTCCACCAATGACACCGTGCTGCTGCTGGCCTCCGGAGCGAGCGGGATCACGCCCCGGTACGAGGACTTCGCCAAGGCCGTGAAGGGCGTCTGCGACGACCTCGCCCGTCAGCTCATCGGTGACGCCGAGGGCGCCAGCAAGGACATCCGTATCGAGGTCGTCAACGCCGCGACCGAGGACGACGCCGTCGAGGTGGGCCGCTCGATTGCCCGTAACAACCTCCTCAAGTGCGCCGTCCACGGCGAGGACCCGAACTGGGGCCGGGTCCTGTCGGCCATCGGCACCACGAAGGCCGAGTTCGAGCCGGACCGGCTCAATGTGGCCATCAACGATGTGTGGGTCTGCAAGAACGGAAGCGTCGGCGAGGACCGCGACCTCGTCGACATGCGCTACCGCGAGGTGAAGATCACCGCCGACCTCGCCGCCGGGTCCGAGTCCGCCGTCATCTGGGCCAACGACCTCACCGCGGACTACGTCCACGAGAACAGCGCGTACAGCTCATGA
- the argC gene encoding N-acetyl-gamma-glutamyl-phosphate reductase: MAVRAAVAGASGYAGGELLRLLLAHPGTEIGTLTGNSNAGQKLGGLQRHLLPLADRVLEPTSPEVLAGHDVVFLALPHGQSSAVAEQLGEDVLVIDMGADFRLANAADWETFYGSPHAGTWPYGLPELPGARAALEGSKRIAVPGCFPTAVLLALFPAYTAALAEPEAVITAASGTSGAGKTPKPHLLGSEVMGSMTPYGVGGGHRHTPEMIQNLSAAAGERVTVSFTPTLAPMPRGILATCSAKAKPGTTASDVRTAYEKAYADEPFVHLLPEGQWPSTASVHGSNAVQVQVAYDGAADRIIAISAIDNLTKGTAGGAVQSMNIALGLPEDTGLSTIGVAP, encoded by the coding sequence ATGGCAGTACGAGCAGCAGTCGCAGGGGCGAGCGGATACGCGGGCGGGGAACTGCTCCGGCTCCTCCTGGCCCACCCCGGGACAGAGATCGGCACCCTCACCGGCAACTCCAACGCAGGCCAGAAGCTCGGTGGCCTGCAGCGGCACCTGCTGCCGCTCGCCGACCGGGTGCTCGAACCGACCAGCCCCGAGGTGCTTGCCGGGCACGACGTCGTCTTTCTCGCCCTCCCGCACGGGCAGTCCTCCGCCGTCGCGGAGCAGCTCGGCGAGGACGTGCTCGTCATCGACATGGGCGCCGACTTCCGGCTCGCGAACGCCGCCGACTGGGAGACGTTCTACGGCTCCCCGCACGCCGGGACCTGGCCCTACGGCCTGCCCGAACTGCCGGGCGCCCGCGCCGCGCTGGAGGGGTCCAAGCGCATCGCGGTGCCCGGCTGCTTCCCGACCGCCGTGCTGCTCGCGCTCTTCCCGGCGTACACGGCCGCTCTCGCCGAGCCCGAGGCCGTGATCACCGCGGCGTCCGGAACCTCCGGCGCGGGCAAGACGCCCAAGCCGCACCTGCTCGGTTCCGAGGTGATGGGGTCCATGACCCCGTACGGCGTCGGTGGTGGCCACCGCCACACGCCCGAGATGATCCAGAACCTCAGCGCGGCGGCAGGGGAGCGGGTCACCGTCTCCTTCACGCCGACCCTCGCGCCGATGCCCCGCGGCATCCTCGCCACGTGCAGTGCGAAGGCGAAACCGGGCACGACCGCGTCCGACGTGCGGACCGCCTACGAGAAGGCGTACGCGGACGAGCCGTTCGTCCACCTCCTTCCGGAGGGACAGTGGCCGTCGACCGCGTCCGTCCACGGTTCCAACGCCGTTCAGGTCCAGGTCGCGTACGACGGGGCCGCGGACCGCATCATCGCGATCAGCGCCATCGACAACCTCACCAAAGGCACCGCCGGGGGCGCGGTGCAGAGCATGAACATCGCCCTCGGGCTCCCCGAGGACACAGGACTTTCCACGATCGGAGTGGCACCGTGA
- a CDS encoding DinB family protein codes for MQLASGVAASPVTAPSTGHVQEKSPPGTAARDLLPAQIAEYARHCGHPDLLRERVDGRVGQ; via the coding sequence ATGCAATTAGCTTCAGGGGTCGCCGCCTCCCCCGTGACCGCGCCGAGCACCGGTCACGTGCAGGAGAAGAGTCCCCCTGGAACGGCTGCTCGCGACCTCCTGCCGGCGCAGATCGCCGAGTACGCGCGGCACTGCGGCCACCCGGACCTTCTGCGCGAGCGGGTCGACGGCCGAGTGGGCCAATGA
- a CDS encoding histidine phosphatase family protein produces the protein MTVRITLVAAARSSALLAERFDDDRPLDHAGWHEVQLARYSLVPLNTAELRYCSPTARSRATGEALGFAPIAQPALRDCDMGRWRGYTLAEVAAREPAAVDAWLADPRSAPHGGEPLLAFITRIGGWLDTRPGEDGGSMVAVAEPAVVRAALVYALKAPPSSYWNVDVRPLSTVTLAGWAGRWNLRLDPAV, from the coding sequence ATGACTGTCCGGATCACGTTGGTCGCCGCGGCCCGCAGCTCCGCCCTGCTCGCGGAGCGCTTCGACGACGACCGGCCACTCGACCACGCGGGCTGGCACGAGGTGCAGCTCGCCCGGTACTCCCTGGTGCCGCTCAATACGGCCGAGCTGCGGTACTGCTCGCCGACCGCCCGCAGCCGGGCGACCGGCGAGGCCCTGGGCTTCGCGCCGATCGCGCAGCCCGCGCTGCGCGACTGCGACATGGGCCGCTGGCGTGGCTACACCCTGGCCGAGGTCGCGGCGCGCGAGCCCGCCGCCGTCGACGCCTGGCTCGCCGACCCGCGCTCCGCGCCGCACGGCGGTGAGCCGCTGCTCGCGTTCATCACGCGCATAGGGGGCTGGCTGGACACCAGGCCCGGCGAGGACGGCGGCTCCATGGTCGCTGTCGCCGAACCGGCGGTTGTCAGGGCCGCTCTCGTCTACGCGCTGAAGGCGCCGCCGTCCTCGTACTGGAACGTGGACGTTCGACCCCTGTCGACCGTGACGCTGGCCGGCTGGGCGGGCCGCTGGAACCTGCGCCTGGACCCGGCCGTCTGA
- a CDS encoding PLP-dependent aminotransferase family protein: MPLCPAAGLRCRSAAASARPAVVRGAESVTAIGVAAVALSFVFMHERSSVADLANSLKHELDRYSPGEKLPSSRVLVERYRVSPVTVSRAVAQLAAEGLVVTRPGAGAFRAQPRTGTGPAPGDTSWQEVTLSASAAAEVVPRAVDASGVLATLAAPAPGVVEFNGGYLHPSLQPQRAMAAALARAGRRPGAWGRPPTGGLPELREWFARGLGENSGAADVLITAGGQSALTTALRALAPPGAPVLVESPTYPGMLAIARAAGLRPVPVPVDARGVRTQLLAAAFKATGARVFVCQPLFQNPTGAVLAPERRGEVLRIARESGAFVVEDDFARRLVHEDAGPLPRPLAADDHDGVVVHVSSLTKATSPSLRVGMLAARGPVLERLRAIHVVDTFFVPRPLQEAALELVGSPAWNRHLRAVAVELKARRDAMSAALCLGLPELALPHIPSGGYHLWLRLPDGTDEAALHSAALRAGVALAPGRPYFCAEPPAGHVRLSFAGVAGPTEIAEGVRRLRAAFDEVLGRRAVGSDPAELPHPPETGQS, encoded by the coding sequence GTGCCGCTGTGTCCCGCGGCGGGCCTCCGGTGCCGGAGTGCGGCGGCGTCGGCGCGGCCGGCCGTGGTGCGGGGCGCCGAGTCGGTGACCGCTATCGGTGTAGCTGCGGTAGCGCTATCCTTTGTCTTCATGCATGAGCGTAGCAGTGTCGCGGATCTGGCGAACTCCCTGAAGCATGAGCTCGACCGCTACTCCCCGGGGGAGAAGCTGCCGTCGAGCCGGGTACTGGTCGAGCGCTACCGCGTCTCCCCGGTGACTGTTTCGCGCGCCGTCGCCCAGCTCGCCGCCGAGGGTCTGGTCGTCACCCGCCCCGGCGCGGGAGCCTTCCGGGCACAGCCCCGCACAGGCACCGGCCCCGCGCCAGGGGACACCTCCTGGCAGGAGGTCACCCTCAGCGCGAGCGCGGCGGCCGAGGTGGTGCCGCGTGCCGTGGACGCCTCCGGAGTCCTCGCGACGCTCGCCGCTCCGGCACCCGGCGTCGTGGAGTTCAACGGCGGCTATCTGCACCCCTCCCTCCAGCCGCAACGAGCCATGGCCGCCGCACTGGCCCGGGCCGGACGGCGTCCCGGCGCCTGGGGGCGGCCGCCCACCGGCGGGCTGCCCGAGCTGCGGGAATGGTTCGCCCGCGGTCTCGGCGAAAACAGCGGCGCGGCCGATGTGCTGATCACGGCCGGCGGTCAGTCGGCGCTGACCACCGCCCTTCGGGCCCTCGCCCCGCCCGGTGCCCCGGTCCTCGTCGAGTCCCCCACCTACCCGGGCATGCTGGCGATCGCCCGGGCCGCCGGGCTGCGGCCGGTGCCCGTCCCGGTGGACGCCCGAGGGGTGCGTACACAACTGCTGGCCGCCGCCTTCAAGGCCACCGGCGCCCGCGTCTTCGTCTGCCAGCCCCTCTTCCAGAACCCGACCGGCGCGGTGCTGGCGCCCGAGCGCCGTGGCGAGGTGCTGCGCATCGCCCGCGAGTCCGGGGCCTTTGTCGTCGAGGACGACTTCGCCCGCCGACTGGTGCACGAGGATGCGGGCCCGCTGCCCCGCCCGCTCGCCGCGGACGATCACGACGGTGTCGTCGTCCATGTCAGCTCCCTCACCAAGGCGACCTCGCCGAGCCTGCGGGTGGGCATGCTGGCGGCCCGCGGCCCGGTCCTGGAACGGCTGCGCGCCATCCATGTCGTCGACACCTTCTTCGTACCGCGTCCGCTCCAGGAGGCAGCCCTGGAGCTGGTCGGTTCACCTGCATGGAACCGTCATCTGCGGGCCGTGGCCGTCGAGTTGAAGGCCCGCCGTGACGCCATGTCAGCCGCCCTGTGCCTCGGCCTGCCCGAACTCGCCCTCCCGCACATCCCGTCCGGCGGCTACCATCTCTGGCTCCGCCTCCCCGACGGCACGGACGAGGCGGCCCTGCACTCCGCCGCCCTCCGCGCAGGCGTTGCCCTCGCCCCCGGACGTCCCTACTTCTGCGCCGAACCCCCGGCCGGACATGTGCGGTTGAGCTTCGCCGGTGTGGCGGGCCCGACCGAGATCGCCGAGGGCGTCCGAAGACTGCGGGCCGCCTTCGACGAGGTGCTCGGCCGACGGGCCGTCGGCAGCGATCCCGCAGAGCTGCCTCACCCCCCGGAGACGGGGCAGTCCTGA